From the Streptomyces nigrescens genome, one window contains:
- the hemC gene encoding hydroxymethylbilane synthase yields MTDSTTRALRLGTRRSKLAMAQSGQIAEAVRALTGRPVELVEITTYGDTSREHLAQIGGTGVFVSALRDALLAGEIDFAVHSLKDLPTTQPETLTLAAIPVREDPRDALIARDGLTFEQLTADEDRVARIGTGSPRRMAQLNAWARSLGRRVETVPIRGNIDTRIGFVEKGELDAVVLAAAGLTRIGRIDEATQLLSPDVFLPAPGQGALAIECAAVNVDLVARLSELDDPDTRAAVTAERSLLAALEAGCSAPVGALADLSPSSRLRSSRGGPKADEQAVTELHLRGVVGTTDGSTLVQLSTTGHVPASPDDVSTPLNLGRELAAEMLAKGAAGLMGERAL; encoded by the coding sequence ATGACCGACAGCACAACGAGAGCACTGCGGCTGGGCACGCGGCGCAGCAAGCTCGCCATGGCCCAGTCCGGGCAGATCGCCGAGGCGGTGCGCGCGCTGACGGGCCGCCCCGTCGAACTGGTGGAGATCACCACCTACGGCGACACCTCCCGCGAGCACCTCGCGCAGATCGGCGGCACCGGTGTGTTCGTCTCCGCGCTGCGGGACGCGCTGCTCGCCGGGGAGATCGACTTCGCCGTCCACTCGCTCAAGGACCTGCCCACCACGCAGCCCGAGACCCTGACCCTGGCGGCCATACCCGTACGGGAAGACCCCCGGGACGCGCTGATCGCCAGGGACGGGCTCACCTTTGAGCAACTGACCGCCGACGAGGACCGGGTTGCCCGCATCGGCACCGGCTCGCCTCGCAGGATGGCGCAGCTGAACGCCTGGGCCAGGTCGCTGGGCCGGCGTGTGGAGACCGTGCCGATACGCGGGAACATCGACACCCGCATCGGCTTCGTCGAAAAGGGCGAACTGGACGCGGTCGTACTGGCCGCCGCCGGTCTCACCCGCATCGGCCGGATCGACGAGGCGACGCAGCTGCTGTCGCCCGACGTGTTTTTGCCTGCCCCCGGCCAGGGGGCGCTGGCGATCGAGTGCGCCGCGGTCAACGTGGACCTCGTCGCCCGGCTCAGTGAGCTCGACGACCCGGACACCCGGGCCGCCGTGACCGCCGAGCGATCCCTGCTCGCCGCCCTGGAGGCCGGCTGTTCCGCACCCGTCGGAGCACTGGCCGACCTCTCCCCAAGCTCTCGACTTCGCTCGAGCAGGGGAGGCCCCAAGGCTGACGAGCAGGCTGTCACCGAATTGCACCTGCGCGGTGTCGTCGGCACGACCGACGGCAGCACGCTGGTGCAGCTGTCCACCACCGGGCACGTACCCGCCTCTCCCGACGACGTGTCGACCCCGCTGAACCTGGGTCGTGAACTCGCCGCCGAGATGCTCGCAAAGGGTGCGGCCGGTCTTATGGGGGAGCGAGCACTTTGA
- a CDS encoding bifunctional uroporphyrinogen-III C-methyltransferase/uroporphyrinogen-III synthase, translating into MNPTAPNHSASGQVTFLGAGPGDPGLLTLRAVEALASADVLIADPQVLDVVRVHARAQVDTPLQASADEASIPADVPALRDTANLVMAAARAGKRVVRAVTGDPGLDGYVAEEMLACASEGIVFEVVPGIAAAVGVPAYAGVPLRDAQGTDVRFIDARSADARCWSEVGASDATAVVSTTLDSVAAAAGELVSGGRKPDTPMTVTVAGTTTRQRTWTATLGSVAQVLKAAKVLPSADGGQPVIAVVGERSAAAQRDRLSWFESKPLFGWRVLVPRTKEQAASLSDQLVSYGAVPHEVPTIAVEPPRTPQQMERAVKGLVTGRYEWIAFTSVNAVKAVREKFEEYGLDARAFAGIKVAAVGEQTAKALVAFGVKPDLVPSGEQSAAGLLEDWPPYDPVFDPIDRVFLPRADIATETLVAGLIELGWEVDDVTAYRTVRASPPPAETREAIKGGGFDAVLFTSSSTVRNLVGIAGKPHNVTVIACIGPATAKTAEEHGLRVDVMSPEPSVHKLAEALADFGAARRDTALEAGDPVTRPSERRPGSRRRARS; encoded by the coding sequence TTGAACCCCACCGCCCCAAACCACTCCGCCTCCGGTCAGGTCACCTTCCTGGGTGCCGGGCCGGGAGACCCGGGTCTGCTGACGCTGCGTGCCGTGGAGGCGCTGGCCTCCGCGGACGTACTGATCGCCGACCCGCAGGTGCTGGACGTCGTGCGCGTGCATGCCCGCGCACAGGTGGACACACCACTGCAGGCGTCAGCTGACGAGGCGTCAATCCCCGCCGATGTCCCTGCCCTTAGGGACACCGCCAATCTTGTCATGGCGGCCGCCCGTGCGGGCAAGCGGGTCGTACGTGCCGTCACCGGAGACCCCGGCCTGGACGGTTACGTCGCCGAGGAGATGCTGGCCTGCGCCTCCGAAGGCATCGTCTTCGAGGTCGTGCCCGGTATCGCCGCGGCCGTCGGCGTGCCCGCGTACGCCGGTGTCCCGCTGCGGGACGCGCAGGGCACCGATGTGCGCTTCATCGACGCCCGCAGCGCCGATGCGCGCTGCTGGTCCGAAGTGGGTGCCAGTGACGCCACCGCCGTCGTCTCCACCACCCTCGACTCGGTGGCCGCGGCCGCCGGTGAACTGGTGTCCGGAGGCCGCAAGCCCGACACCCCGATGACCGTCACCGTCGCCGGCACCACCACCCGCCAGCGCACCTGGACCGCCACCCTCGGGTCGGTCGCGCAGGTGCTCAAGGCCGCCAAGGTGCTGCCGTCGGCGGACGGCGGCCAGCCGGTCATAGCCGTGGTCGGTGAGCGCAGTGCCGCCGCGCAGCGCGACCGCCTTTCGTGGTTCGAGTCCAAGCCGCTCTTCGGCTGGCGGGTGCTCGTGCCGCGTACGAAGGAGCAGGCCGCGTCGCTCTCCGACCAGCTCGTCTCGTACGGCGCGGTGCCGCACGAGGTCCCGACCATCGCCGTCGAACCGCCGCGCACCCCGCAGCAGATGGAGCGTGCGGTCAAGGGCCTGGTCACCGGCCGCTACGAGTGGATCGCCTTCACCTCGGTCAACGCCGTCAAGGCCGTCCGGGAGAAGTTCGAGGAGTACGGCCTGGATGCCCGCGCCTTCGCCGGGATCAAGGTCGCCGCGGTCGGCGAGCAGACCGCCAAGGCGCTGGTCGCCTTCGGTGTGAAGCCCGACCTGGTGCCGAGCGGTGAGCAGTCCGCCGCCGGTCTGCTGGAGGACTGGCCGCCGTACGACCCGGTCTTCGACCCGATCGACCGCGTCTTCCTGCCGCGTGCCGACATCGCCACCGAGACCCTGGTCGCCGGGCTGATCGAGCTGGGCTGGGAGGTCGACGACGTCACCGCCTACCGGACCGTGCGCGCCTCGCCGCCGCCGGCCGAGACCCGCGAGGCGATCAAGGGCGGCGGCTTCGACGCCGTGCTCTTCACGTCCTCGTCGACCGTGCGGAACCTCGTCGGTATCGCCGGCAAGCCGCACAACGTGACCGTGATCGCCTGTATCGGCCCGGCCACCGCCAAGACCGCCGAGGAGCACGGGCTGCGCGTGGACGTCATGTCGCCCGAGCCCTCGGTGCACAAGCTGGCCGAAGCGCTCGCGGACTTCGGCGCGGCGCGGCGCGACACCGCGCTGGAGGCCGGGGACCCGGTCACCCGGCCGAGCGAGCGGCGGCCCGGATCGCGCCGGAGAGCGCGTAGCTAG